The following proteins are encoded in a genomic region of Triticum dicoccoides isolate Atlit2015 ecotype Zavitan chromosome 1B, WEW_v2.0, whole genome shotgun sequence:
- the LOC119332351 gene encoding probable pectate lyase 5: MAGAPKSTLLILLLPLLLLGAAASSLPLLNSSLPDPAAVVADFHSKVATSRRRMQETGGGGGCMTGNPIDDCWRCAGTDWWKDRQRLADCGIGFGRNALGGKGGPLYVVTDSSDRDPVNPAPGTLRHAAIQEGPLWIVFAADMTIRLNEELLVNSYKTIDGRGANVHVAGGACITLQYVSNVIIHNLHVHDCVPAGNANVRSSPTHYGWRTRSDGDGISLFSARDVWVDHCALSRCADGLVDAIMGSTGITVSNSYFSHHDEVMLLGHSDGYLPDSGMQVTIAFNHFGVQLVQRMPRCRRGYFHIVNNDYTAWEMYAIGGSASPTINSQGNRYIAPANPNAKEVTKRVDTEEGQWSGWNWRTEGDMMVNGAFFVPSGEGMENIYDKASSGVDPKSSALVDQLTMGAGVLGGPRDNGEASAYVGFNYAGSATGGGSAGGGGNGYGSLGMVYANSGHRSCPSQLILSLTTLVLALIWSVRLD; this comes from the exons ATGGCAGGAGCCCCAAAATCCACCCTCCTTATCTTGCTCCTCCCCCTCCTGTTGCTCGGGGCCGCGGCCTCCTCCCTCCCCCTGCTCAACTCCTCGCTCCCGGaccccgccgccgtcgtcgccgactTCCACAG CAAGGTGGCGACGTCGCGGCGGCGGATGCAGGAGACGGGCGGAGGCGGCGGGTGCATGACGGGCAACCCGATCGACGACTGCTGGCGGTGCGCCGGGACGGACTGGTGGAAGGACCGGCAGCGGCTGGCGGACTGCGGCATCGGGTTCGGCCGCAACGCGCTGGGCGGCAAGGGCGGGCCGTTGTACGTTGTGACCGACTCCTCGGACCGCGACCCCGTGAACCCGGCGCCCGGCACGCTCCGGCACGCCGCCATCCAGGAGGGCCCGCTGTGGATCGTGTTCGCCGCGGACATGACCATCCGCCTCAACGAGGAGCTGCTGGTGAACAGCTACAAGACCATCGACGGGCGCGGCGCGAACGTGCACGTCGCCGGCGGCGCGTGCATCACGCTGCAGTACGTGTCCAACGTGATCATCCACAACCTGCACGTGCACGACTGCGTGCCGGCGGGGAACGCGAACGTGCGGTCGTCGCCGACGCACTACGGGTGGCGCACCCGGTCGGACGGCGACGGCATCTCGCTCTTCTCGGCGCGGGACGTGTGGGTGGACCACTGCGCGCTGTCCCGGTGCGCGGACGGGCTGGTGGACGCCATCATGGGGTCGACGGGCATCACCGTGTCCAACAGCTACTTCTCCCACCACGACGAGGTGATGCTGCTGGGGCACAGCGACGGGTACCTCCCGGACTCGGGGATGCAGGTGACCATCGCGTTCAACCACTTCGGCGTGCAGCTGGTGCAGCGGATGCCGCGCTGCCGCAGGGGCTACTTCCACATCGTCAACAACGACTACACGGCGTGGGAGATGTACGCCATCGGCGGCAGCGCCAGCCCCACCATCAACAGCCAGGGCAACCGCTACATCGCCCCCGCAAACCCCAACGCCAAGGAG GTGACGAAGCGCGTGGACACGGAGGAAGGGCAGTGGAGCGGGTGGAACTGGCGGACGGAGGGGGACATGATGGTGAACGGCGCCTTCTTCGTGCCCTCCGGGGAAGGGATGGAGAACATCTACGACAAGGCCTCCAGCGGCGTCGACCCCAAGTCGTCGGCGCTCGTCGACCAGCTCACCATGGGCGCCGGCGTCCTCGGCGGGCCAAG GGACAATGGCGAAGCGTCCGCGTACGTCGGGTTCAACTATGCCGGATCGGCAACCGGCGGTGGGAGTGCAGGAGGTGGAGGCAACGGGTATGGTTCCCTTGGGATGGTCTATGCCAATAGCGGCCATCGGAGCTGCCCATCTCAGTTGATACTATCGTTGACTACTTTGGTTCTTGCCCTAATATGGTCTGTAAGACTCGATTGA
- the LOC119332341 gene encoding splicing factor 3B subunit 4-like, whose translation MTTRIAPGVGANLLGQHSAERNQDATTYVGNLDPQVSEELLWELFVQAGPVVNVYVPKDRVTNLHQGYGFVEFRSEEDADYAIKILNMLKLYGKPIRVNKASQDKKSLDVGANLFIGNLDPEVDEKLLYDTFSAFGVIVTNPKIMRDPETGNSRGFGFVSYDSFESSDQAIEAMNNQHLCNRPITVSYAYKKDTKGERHGTPAERLLAANNPGSQKHRPHTMFATAPPTQGLQNGGVGAPVPRPFANGNVPGQMQHVRPPPPPVGQYPPMQMHGQPAWPGPPQNMQQVPPPMQQQLQYRLPGMPPPPQNMMPPPQNMMPPPHHMARPPPPPPNMQAPPMWRPPPPPQQGGGMPPPPMSMPPPPPPPSG comes from the exons ATGACGACGCGTATCGCGCCCGGCGTGGGCGCGAACCTCCTCGGGCAGCACTCGGCGGAGCGCAACCAGGACGCCACCACCTACGTTGGCAACCTCGACCCGCAG GTTTCTGAGGAATTACTGTGGGAGTTGTTTGTCCAAGCAGGCCCTGTTG TTAATGTCTATGTCCCAAAAGACAGAGTTACAAATCTACACCAGGGCTATGGGTTTGTAGAATTTAGGAGTGAGGAAGATGCAGATTAT GCTATTAAGATTTTGAACATGCTCAAATTGTACGGAAAGCCAATAAGAGTAAACAAG GCTTCCCAAGACAAGAAGAGCTTGGATGTGGGTGCGAATCTTTTTATTGGCAATCTTGATCCG GAAGTCGATGAGAAGCTTCTCTATGATACCTTCAGTGCATTTGGTGTGATTGTGACCAACCCTAAG ATAATGCGGGACCCTGAAACTGGAAATTCTCGAGGTTTTGGCTTTGTGAGCTATGACTCCTTTGAATCATCTGATCAAGCTATAGAG GCCATGAACAACCAGCATTTATGTAATCGGCCAATCACTGTCTCATATGCTTACAAGAAAGACACGAAAGGAGAGCGCCATGGCACACCAGCAG AGAGGTTGCTTGCAGCGAATAACCCAGGATCTCAGAAGCATAGGCCTCACACAATGTTTGCAACTGCTCCGCCAACCCAAGGGCTTCAAAACGGTGGTGTTGGTGCACCTGTGCCACGGCCTTTTGCCAATGGGAATGTCCCAGGACAGATGCAACATGTCagaccgccgccgccacctgttGGTCAATACCCTCCCATGCAGATGCATGGACAGCCTGCCTGGCCTGGTCCTCCACAGAATATGCAACAAGTACCACCTCCTATGCAACAGCAGCTTCAATACAGGCTTCCAGGGATGCCCCCACCGCCGCAAAACATGATGCCCCCACCGCAAAACATGATGCCGCCACCTCATCACATGGCCAGGCCGCCTCCGCCACCTCCCAATATGCAAGCACCACCTATGTGgaggccacccccacccccacaacAAGGTGGTGGAATGCCGCCACCTCCAATGTCCATgccacctcctccaccgccaccTTCTGGTTAA